Below is a genomic region from Henckelia pumila isolate YLH828 chromosome 3, ASM3356847v2, whole genome shotgun sequence.
ttcggttcggttaattCGAAAATTCGGTTTTTATGTTAGAAAATTTCGGTTAAATCGGTTAATTCTATTCGGTTTTtggttttcttaaaaataaaatcggttaattcggttaaccgaattataaataattaaattttgaattttttttattataccttatatataatttataatatatttttaatggcttatatttaatattttacttaatttttcatattttaatttttttaatcttaatatatttttataatgataaaaaatcatatttaaattattaattttataaaatttttaatttttaaatttttttaaataatcggTTAAAtcgattttaatataaattcgatTCGGTTCGGTTAACCAAAAAACAATTCGGTTAATTCGATTTTggttaattcggttcggtttttgaccgaattaaccgaatgcTCACCCCTACCAGACGTCACATGCCCACAAGCTTCCGtgtggttcgtccccgaaccataccttacTAAGAAaagtcggctctgataccaactatATTGCCCCAGATTCGAAGACTATCCTCACTGTATCAAGGCGAATTTTTTCTGCGTGCTTATGTCCtaactcacacgcaccctgagaaacttacCAAAGGATCATCCATCATATAATTTTTCTAAGACaaacacgcttaactttggagttcttatatgatgagctccGGAAAAAAAGATGCATCTTCTTGATATGGGTAGTACCTATCAAACCTTTTAAATCCTCTTTAACCGtgcagtctcatacctacacagtctcagaatctctCTCATTTCGGATTTCGGTACAGGATCGATATTCATGTCTTCCTTCTCCTAGAAGCCTGTCAGGAGctgctcattgtccgtgcaacctcttagCACCGACGATCACTCTCAGCCCTCTTTTCAGCACTGGGCGTCACATGAGCTATATCGACTAGAATTGGTAAATCACAAAAACTTATGTGAGACGGTTTCACAAATCAATTTTGTAAGACGGATCTCCTATTTGAGTcactcatgaaaaattattaccCTTTCTgcgaaaaatattattttttaccgTAAATACGAACAAGGTTGACCCGTACCCTTGGTAAACTACAACACATCTAACTTTCGGACCGCGCAGTTATTTATGCTTAAAAATTATCCTATAGGAAATGATAAATTTGTTGGATACGGTATAAATTTTAGAACACGCCTACTTACCAAATAGAAAACTTAGCCAGCACAACCTCTTGCTCCAATTCAAGGTTCCTTCATAAGCATGGATAATTCGATGCTATCCTGAGGGTACACTCAGGGTAGCATCGTGTCAGTTTTTTATTGGCCACTTTTGTGGGACCCATGTATCAACTTGACTTGTTTTTATCTTTTTATGGATAGTAGGAATATGAGCATCGTAGGTTCAAATCCGCTCGACGCCATAGAGTCGTAGTTCATGATTTGTTAGCGAACATCTACTCCAAATGTCGTAAATCATGACTGCACCCAATTTCACCAGTTACAGTATATTTGGATGcctaaaaaatagaatttggaattgaaattggaattggatttggatttggattttaaaatcatggaattcaaatttcattttggtgtttgaaaaaaaagttaaaatacatattggaatttaatagcataaattttagaaaagttatattttgaaaaaaaaatgttaaaaaaacttaaatttataaCTATGTTATAGATAATGTGTTGTAGATGATCATTGAGATTAGGTTTATCGTGTTATCTACtattcaaatctgtaaatacactctataaatagaggcctcCAATAGTGAATAAAGCACTTCTATTCATtctctcaactccatattctttataattttaacacgttatcagcacgagtgCTCTTTGAGGTAAAACtcacaaacaaattttttttgtatgaaTGCTATCGATGCAgcacaatatttaaattaatattgatGCCCTCGAAATCGCAGAAATTTTGGTCTTATGTTAATACTCCTTGTTCTAAATTAATGCTCCTGAAGTAGCGCAATATTCAGATTTGATATTTATACTCTCGAAATAACACAAGATCTAGGTTATGTGGATGTTCTTGAAGAACGCAAATTCATAACTTTTATTAATGCTCCTGAAGTAGCATTACTCTTGTTCTATATTGATGTCCCTGAAGTGACATAATTTTTAACCTTCAAGATCTATGATTCAAGATATTAAATCATTCCGATGTTCTTGAAGAATAtcggtttatatatatatatatatatatatatatatgtctagtttgaaatatatgatatataatatatccGATAATAATTAAAGTAATGCTAATGAATTTATTtggtagatttttttttttttttggaatttacGATGATGATATCTTTTTTTAAATTGATGTGATTGTATTTCAAAGATTTGTATTGAGAATATTGATGTAGGTTGGTATCGTGCACATATAAATTGCATGAATTTAGATTCACATCATTATCCAATACTTAAAACTTGAGCTTTttaattcaaattatttttatttagtgccTATCCttttgttaattaattcaaattatctcatatatatatgttagtaAGTATTAATGTGAATGGTCTGTGTAAATGAGCAACATGATTTTGATTATTCGTACTTTATCTgcatttttaaagatttttttattgttaacGAATATTGTAGtaattttaataattgatttttgtaTATAGATTTCATCATGTCGAACATCACCAAACTTGAATTTGAAGCACTTGATTTGTCCGGAAAGAACTACTTGTCATGGATATTGGATGCCGAGATCCATCTTATCTCTATGAATTTAGGGGATACAATCAAAGAAGGAAATGAAATGTCCCAGCAGGATCGTGCAAAAGCACTCATTTTCCTTCGTCATCATCTCAACGATGGGTTGAAAACCGAATATCTCACTGTGAAAGAACCACAAGAGCTTTGGAAAAATCTAAAAGAAAGATTTGACCATCAGAGAACTATTGTTCTTCCAAGAGCTCGATACGAATGGATGCATCTACGCTTACAAGATTTCAAGTCTGtaagtgattataattctgcatTATTTAAGATAAGCTCCACCCTAATACTCTGTGGAGAGAAAGTCACAGATCAAGACATGTTAGAAAAAACATTctccacttttcacgcatcaaatGTGCTCCTGCAGCAGCAATATCGTGAACGTGGATTCAAAAAGTACTCCGAGCTAATATCTTGCTTACTAGTTGCTGAACAAAATAATGAGTTACTCATGAAAAATCACCAATTGCGCCCAACTGGATCTACaccatttcctgaagcaaatggaaatgcatttcctgaagcaaatgctAACTCAGCACAAAATCATAACAATGAGAGCAGGCGTGGCCGTGGCCGTGGCCGTGGGCGTGGCCAAAGAAGAAACTATCAGCAACAAATTGGAAAGAAACATAAGACAAGCCACCAGCAGTGGAATTCCAATAATGAAGAAGCAAATGAAAAAAGTTCAA
It encodes:
- the LOC140889689 gene encoding uncharacterized protein translates to MSNITKLEFEALDLSGKNYLSWILDAEIHLISMNLGDTIKEGNEMSQQDRAKALIFLRHHLNDGLKTEYLTVKEPQELWKNLKERFDHQRTIVLPRARYEWMHLRLQDFKSVSDYNSALFKISSTLILCGEKVTDQDMLEKTFSTFHASNVLLQQQYRERGFKKYSELISCLLVAEQNNELLMKNHQLRPTGSTPFPEANGNAFPEANANSAQNHNNESRRGRGRGRGRGQRRNYQQQIGKKHKTSHQQWNSNNEEANEKSSKEFEDKCYRCGVEGHWSRTCRTAKHLVDLYQSSMKEKGKIEANLVDSDDPVDITHLDVSDFFAHHDGNIDHLIGGGVLENKE